DNA from Massilia sp. KIM:
TTGATGCTGCGGCGTCCGCTCATGACCGGGGCCGGGGCCTTTTCGACCGTGGGGTTGCCGCTGAAGAGCTGGGAGATGTCGATCTCGAGCGCATTGCAGATGCGGACCAGCTTGTCGTAGCTGAGCGACATCTTGTTGTTTTCGATCTTGGAGATCGTCGACATGGGCATGCCGCTCTTTTCGCCGGCCTCGATCAGCGTCAGCCCGCGCTCCTTGCGGATGCGCCTGAGCGTCTCGCCCAGGTTGGCGTCCCGTTCCGGGGGGTGGTTGATCGCGCGTTTCGTTGCCATGCGGTGTCCTCTCTCGAGCTTTCATTATAGATCGGCCTTGCAAAGCTTGAAAACTCGGCACGGCGGTTTTCCGCTTCGCTAAATTCCTTCGGGACCGTGCGGGTCGGCCACGCGCGGCCAGTAGACGGGCGAGCGCAGGCGGTAGGGAATGGCCGCGAAGTCGAAGTTCATGGCGCCGGGGGTCGAGACGTAGAGCACGGCGCGCGCCAGCGGCGCGAACTCGGCGTGGAAGTGCTGGGTCGACTTCACCACCACCAGGTCCTTGTCCGCCAGGCTGATGCCGGCGCCGGTGAAGGCGTCCGTGCCGTAGGTCTGGGTGCGGATCGAGGACAGCAGGATGTGCAGGCCGTGCGGCGCTTCCACCCACACGCAGTCGCCCAGCCGCTCGCGCGTTCCCAGCGCGCTCTGGCTGTGGTCCGGCACGATGGCGCGTACCGTCACGCGCAGATCGACCGGCAGGCCGGAAGCCGGGCCGCACTTGCCGCCGATGCGCAAGTCCAGGCTGGCGCCCACGCCGGCGCTCTTGCAGACGTGGACCGCGCCCAGGTCCCACAGCGCGCCCAGGGCCACGTTGGCCGCCTTGCGCTCGACCAGGCGGCGCAGGATGAAGCTGCTGTCGCCGGCCGCGCCGCCGCCGGGATTGTCGGCCACGTCGGCCAGCACCGCCGGGCCGGCGCCGGGCGTGGCTGCGGCCAGGTCGAGGGCAGCGTCGATCTCCAGCACCTCCGGGCCGATCCGCTCGCGCAGGGACCAGAATTCGGCCGCCAGGCGGCGCGCCGTGCGCCGCGCCAGGGCCCGGTCATTGTCCGTCACCACCCACAGCCTGGCGCCGCCTTCCGGCACGTCGCCCCAGGGGAAGCCGTGACCCAGCGAGACCGAGAGCACGCCGGGCTCGCGCTCGGCCTCCTGCATGCGGCGCACGAAGCCCTGCATCGGCTCGCGGGTCGTGTGCCACAGGCCCACCATGCGCAGGTCGACCACTTCGGTGACCGGCTTGAGGCGCCCGGCCACCGCGTCCTTGAGCAGGCGGTACAGCTCCAGCCCGCGCGCTTCAGCGTCGACGTGCGGGTACTCCTTGAAGGCGATGATGAGGTCGGCCGCGCTGCGCATCATCTCCGTGAAATGGCAGTGCAGGTCGAGTTCGAGGCCGATCGGCACCTGCGGCCCGACGATGCCGCGGATGCGCGCCGCCAGGTCGCCCTCGCAGTCGTCGATCCCTTCGGCCGCCATCGCGCCGTGCAGCATCAACTGCACCGCGTGCACCGGCATGGCGGCGCGCAGGTCGGCCAGGATCTCGTCGCGCAGCGCCTCGTAGACGTGGCGCACGGTGCGCCCACCCGGCTGGGCCAGGGTGCACAGGCTTTCCACCGCCTCGCCGCCGTCCGCCTCGATGAGGCCGCGCAGGTAGCGCAGGAAGGCGCCGCTGCCCTCGGGGTCGCGCAGGCTGGCGTCGCCGTGGTGGATGCCGATCTCCTCGAAGGCCGCCAGGCCGGTGGGCGCGGCGGCGAAGGTGTTGGTCTCGGTGGCCAGGTGAGCGATGAAGAATTTCATGTCGGTGTCCGATGCGCTTCAAGGCCGGCGCGAGGGGCTTGCGCTGGCGCCGCCGGCCGCGCCGTGGCCGCGCGGCCGCCCCATGGCGGGCCTCAGTAGTTGAGGTTCCAGGTGATCAGGTGGCCCACCAGGCCGAGCCAGACCACGCCCAGCAGCGCCAGCGCCACCAGCACCGCCCACACGCGGCTCAGGCGGGTGGCGTCGGTGCGGCGCATGCGCCAGGCCGTCCATACGCCCACCAGGGCGGCGCCGATCGCCAGCAGGCCGCTGGCCTCCAGCAGGCCGACGATCCAGTCGATGCCGCTGTGGTAGGCCGCGACGTCGACGCTGAGCACCGGCTTGATCATGATGAACCAGGCGCTCACGTAGACGGCAGCCACCAGCACCGCCAGTCGCTGGAACTTGCGCAGGCGGCGCAGCTCCGGCGACAGGCCGCTGGTGGCGCGTTCGGCGCGGCGCAGCAGCGCGCCAAGGGGCCAGGCCAGCAGGGTGCAGGCCAGCACCAGGAAGGACAGCAGCAGGATGCTCACGTTGAGCGGGGCCGAGCGCAGGAAGTGGGCTTCCTGCATCACCGACACCGGGTTGTCGCTGTCGATCACGGTCTTGACCCCGTCCACCGTCTTGAGGGTCAGCATCTGGGCGCCGCCGACCTTCTGCCACAGCTGCGGGCCGATCTCGCGGAAGGTGACCGGCTCGCCCAGGGCGTCGGGCGCGGTGATGGTGCCGTCCGGGTTGGCGGTGATGACCGATTGCTCCAGCAGGTAGAAGAAGCGCAGGAAGCCGTGATCGACCCGGCGCGAGCTCTGGTAGCGGCCGGCGATCTCCTGGGCGTCGGCGGCGGCCGAGGCCAGGGTCGGCGCTTCCTTGGCGGCGGGAGCCGGGAAGTAGCGGTCCATGAAGCCGTCCATCAGCTCCTTGCGCGCGCCGTACACGGCCGAGTCCTTGCCGCGGCTGTTGTAGGTGAAGAAGATGCCCACGTTCTCTTCCGGGATCAGGTTCATCTCGGTGTGGAAGACGATGGTGTCGCCGCCGTGGCCGAGCAGCACGCGGCCGTTCTGCAGCACCCGGAAGAAGCCGTGCGCCATCACGCCGAAGCCCGGCGGGGCATCGTGGGTGGGGCTGTGCATGCGCGCCGTGGTGGCGGCGTCCAGCAACTGGACGCCGTCCACGCTGCCGCGCTGCAGGTGGGCCAGCATGAAGCGCGTCATGTCGGCCGCGGTGGTGGTCATGGAACCGGCCGGCGCGGTGATCACCAGCTCGAAGGGCGAAGGCGGCTCGGCGATGGTGTGGTAACCCTGGGACGGCTGGCCCGGGAAGCCCTTGGGCAGGGGCTGGGCGAAGGTCGAGTGGCGCATCCCGAGCGGCTTGAAGACGTGCTGCTCGACGTAGCGCTCGAAGGGCATGCCGGACACGCGCTGCACGATGTAGCCGGCCAGCGCCACGCCGTAGTTGGAATAGGCCGGCACCGTGCCCGGCGCGAACAGCATCGGCCGTGGATGCTCCTTCAGGTAGGTTTCGGTGCTCTGGGCCTGCCCGGGATCATAGCCCAGCAGGTCCTTCAGTCCTTCCTCGAAGCCGGCGCGGTGGTTCATCAGGTCGCGCATGGTGATCGGCTTGCCGTAGGCTTCCTCGATCCGGAAGTCGAGGTAGTCGTTGACGTTGCGGTCGAGGTCGATCTTGCCCTGGGCGACCAGTTGCATCACGGCGGTCCAGGTGAAGACCTTGGCGGTCGAGCCGATCCGCACCAGGCTGGCGGCGGGGTCCATCGGCGCCTTGGCCTCGACATCGGCCAGGCCGTAGCCCTTCTGCAGCAGCACCTTACCGTCCTTGACCACGCTGATCACCATGCCGGCGATCTGGCCGCTCTTGAGCGAGTAAGGCACCCGCCCGTCGAGCCAAGCCTCGAGGTCGGCCGCGTCCAGCATGCGGCCGCCCGCCGGCGCGGCGCCATTGCCGGCGCTGGGGGCCGGCGCCTGCGGCAGCTGCGGCCCGGCGCCGCGGGCCTGGTCGGCGATGGCGCCGGCCTTGTCCTTCGCGGCCGCGCCGGGCTTGGGAGTGGCGGCAAGGTCCGTAGGCGCCGTCTGCGCGGCCGCCGGCGCCGCCGCGGCGGCCGGCAGCGAGGCAGTGGCGAGCAGCGCGGCGGCTGCGATCAGGAACAGGAAGTGGGAACGCGCGCTCATCGGGTCCTCGGGTCAGTAGTGGGGATTGAAACTCAGCAGCCGGTGGTAGAGGCCGACCGCCGTCAGGATCGCGAAGCTCAGCACCCACAGCGCGGGCAGCGCCATGTCCTTCTTCGCGCCCGAGGCCAGCACCGTGCGCGCATGCCACAGCGCCACGCCCAGGCCGCCGAGGAAGCCGACGAAGCTGCTGGCCTGGGCCAGGACCAGCAGCAGGCTCGGATCGCTCTTCTCCATCTGCACGAAGCTCAGGGTCCACAGGGCGACGCTGAGCAGGACCACGCCGCAGGCCAGGCGCAGCCAGGTGAGCGTACGCGGCGGCTTGGGCAGGCCGTGGCGGCGGCGGATGCGCGCCGCCACCGGCCAGGCCAGCAGCGTGAGCAGGGCCACCAGGAGCGCGCCGAGCAAGAGCAGCAGCATGACGCTGCTGGCCATGAAGGGCACCGGCTCGAACACGAAGGCGAAGACATAGGGCTCCAGGCCCCAGCGTTTGATCTTGCCGTCTTCCACGATCGCCTGCAGGCGGCGCTTGCCATGCTCTTCCTGCCACAGGAAGGGCTTGATCTCGCGGAAGGTGCTGCGGCTGCCGCCGAGTTCGATCGCCACCCGGCCGCCCTCGACCGCTTCGATCTTGAGTGGGCTGATCAACTGCAGGATGGACAGGAAGGTCGAGTCGGCGCGCCGCGAGTTGCGGTAGGCGCCGGCCAGCATGGCGGCGTGCTGCTCGGCCGTGGCCTGGTCGACGCCGGCAGCCAGGGGTGCGCGGGTGTCGGGCAGGTAGCGGTCGGCGAAGCCCTGGTAGAGGCGTTCGCGCAGCCATTTGCCGAGATCATGGCGGCCGGCCGCGTTGACCGACACGTACAGGCCGATGCCCTCGTCCGGCAACAGGATCAGGTCGGAGTGGAACAGGTTGGTGTCGCCGCCGTGGCCGAGCGCGCGGCGGCCGTTCAGGTCCTGCTGGTAGAAGCCCAGGCCGATGCCGTTCAGGTCGGGCATGCCGCGCGTGATGGTGGTGTGCATCAGCTTGACGGTCTCGGGACGCAGGATGCGCTGGCCGTCCAGCTCACCTCCCTGCAGGAAGGCGAGCATGAAGCGCGCCATGTCGCTGCCGGGCGCGGACAGGCTGCCGGCCGGCGGCATGCTGACGATCTCGAAGCCCTTGGGTTCCTCGTCCGCGCTCATGTAGCCCTCGGACATCTGGCCGCGCAGGGCCTGGGGCAGCGGCTGGCGGAAGGTCGACTGCTTCATGCCCAGCGGCGCGAAGATGCGCTGCTCGACATAGTCGTCGAAAGGCTGGCCGCTGACGCGTTCCACGATGTAGCCGGCCAGCGAGGTGGCCCAGTTCGAGTAGCCCTGGGTGGTGCCCGGGTCGTAGAGATAAGGCGGGATATAGCCCTTGAGGACCTTGCCGTTGTCGGGCGTGTACTGGTCGTAGACGATCAGCCGGCGGCCGGTCTCCTCCAGGCCGGTGGTGTGGGTCATCACGTGGCGCAGGGTCAGGAACTTGCCGTTGCGCGCAGGGACCTGGAAGTCGAGGTAGCGGTTCAGGTCCGCATCGAGATCGAGCTTGCCCTGCTCCACCAGCTGCATCACGGCGGTCCAGGTGAACAGCTTGGAGATCGAGCCGGGGCGGAACAGGGTCCGGTTCGGATCGACCGGCACCGATCCCTTCCAGTCGGCGAATCCATAGCCCTTCTCGAGCAGCGGCTTGCCGTCCTTGACCACCACCACGATGGCGCCGGGCACCCCGGCGGTGCGCAGCGCGCTGGGCATCAGGCCGTCGAGCCAGGTCTCGAGGTCCGCGGCGCTGAGCGCGCGCGCCGCGCCGGTGGCGGCGGGCGGCGCGGCCGCGGCGGGCGGGGCCACCGAACCGGAGGGCGAAGGAGCGGGCTCCTGGGCCAGGGCCGGCAGCAGGAAGGCGGCGCCCAGCAGGAGCATGGCCGCGCGCAGGCGGGCGAGCAGGAGGCCCTTCATCAGAAGGCCCTCGTCAGGTTGAGGCCAATGGTGCGCGGCTGGACCGGTGTGACGCGCAGCGGGCCGCCGAAGGCGGTAAGCGCGGTGTCGGCGCTGCTCACGGCGCGCTTGTCGGCCAGGTTGCGCACGAAGGCGCCGAGCTGCCAGCCACGCAGGTCCACGCCGGCCTGCAGGTCGGCCAGGGTGTAGCTGGACATGCGGAAGTTCGGCACCGAGGTTTCCGGCGAGTCGAAGCCGGCATTGCGCTTGCCCACATGGCGCACGCCGAAGCCGGCCCAGGCGGGGTAGCCGCCCAGTGCGAACTCGTAGCGCGCGCCCAGGTTGGCCGAGACGCGCGCGGTGTTCGGCAGGCGCGCGCCCGACATGCCGAGCGCCGGGGCGTCCTCGGTCAGCGTTGCGTCGGTCCAGGCCAGGCTGCCGTCCAGGCTGAGGCGGTCGTCGAGCTTGTAGCGCAGCGCCAGTTCCAGGCCCCTGGATTCGGCTTCGCCGGCATTCCCGGTCAGGGTGGTGGCGCCGATCGCGATCGGCTGCTGCAAGTCGTCCCAGCGGATGTCGAACAGCGCGGCCTCGACGAACAGGCGGCGGTCCAGCAGGTCGGCCTTGTAGCCGATCTCGTAGCTCCACAGCTTGTCGGGCTGGAAGGTGGTCGGCGCACCCGGGATCACCTGGCCGTTCTGGTCGATCGCCGGCGGATTCGGGCCGCCCGGACGATAGCCGCTGGCGGCACGGAAGTAGACGCTGCTGGTCTTGTCGATCGAGTAGCGGGCGGTGGCCAGGTAGGTCTTGGAGCTGTCCTTGCCCGAGGATTCGAAGTCGCGCACGCCATTGGTCAGGGTGCCGTAGGTCTGGCGGTTGCGGGCCGAGCGCGCGCCCACCGTGAACGACCAGGCGGCGCTCGGGTTCCAGGTCAGGTCGCCGTAGACGGCATTTTCCTGGAACAGCGAGGGCTGGCTCGAGCGCACGAAGTCGGTTTCCGTATTGTCCGGCAACTGGGCGTAGAGACGCTGGTCACGGCTGCCGGTTTCCTTGTTGTGGTAGAAGCCGAGCAGCCATTCGAGCGGACCGCGGCTTGAAGTCAGGCGCACTTCGGCGGTGCGCTTGCGCAGGTCGATGTCGTTGTCGAGGCCACCGAAGTTGAGGCCTTCGCTGCCGAGGATGTCGGTGGCGTCGAGCGCGGTCTCGCCCTCGAAGCGCTGGGCCGAGGCGATCACGTTCAGGCGCGCCCAGCCCATCTCGTACTCGACCGCACCCGAGACCACCCCGGTCTTGATCTTGTAGGGTTCGTCGCGGTAGAGCTGGTGGGTCAGGTCGCCGTACAGGGGCTGGCCGGTGGCGATGTCGTACTGGGCGATGCTGGTGCCGTCGCGCTCGATGTTCTGCTGGGTGGCGGTCAGGCGCACGCGCAGCTTGTTGCTGGGGTCGAAGAGCACCGACACCCGCACGCCGCGGGTGTCGCCCTCGTTGGCGTGGTCGGCGTTGACCCGGCCGACCGAACGGATGTAGCCGCCGTCATGCTCGTTGAAGGCCGCCACCCGCAGCGCGGCCACGCCTTCCTGCAGCGGCACGTTGAACACCGCATTCTCGGTGTGGCCGACGCCGCCGTTCCTGCTCTTGCGGATCGCCAGCCCGGCCTTGCCCGAGAAGCCGCTCGGATCGGGATCGTTGGTCACGTACTTGAGCAGGCCGCCCATGGCGCCGGCGCCGTACAGGGTGCCCTGGGGACCGCGCAGCAGTTCCACGTGGTGCAGGTCGAGCAGCGACAGGTCGAGGGCCGACACCGCTTCGCCGACGAAGCTGGTGCTGGAGCCGAAGGCCACGTCGTCGATATAGATGCCGACCGTCGGCGCGCTCATGCTGCCCACCGAGACGCCGCGGATCTCCACCTGGCCGCGCCCCGGGCCGCCGTCGCTGGAGACGTGGACGCCCGGCAGGGTGCCGACGTAGTCGCTCAGCGAGGCCGCGCCGGACTGTTCCAGCACCTCGGTGCTGATGGTCTCCACGCGCAGCGGCACGTCGCGGATCGGTTCGCGGCGGCGGGTGGCGGTGACGGTGACGACCTCGGTCCTGTTCGATGCGGCGGCGGGAGCGCTGGGGGTGCTGGCGGCGGGCGCCGGCGCGGGTGCGGGTGTGGCTTCCTGCTGCTCCTGGGCCAGGGCCTGGGCGCAGGTGAGGGAGACGAGGGTGGCGGCGGCGAGGGAAACCGCGCGGCACCGTGCAAGACCGCTGGCCGGGCGCCGCCCGAGCGCGAGGTCGTTTGTTCCGGTATTCGACAGCTGCAAAACGCTTCGGTACATGGTGCACTCCTGGTGATGGGGACCGCGGTCAATACGTTTTCAAAATACTACATTATTTTCTGAATATCTATCAAACAGAAAAAATATAACTGTTGTTTTCTGTATTTGAAAATTCGACGGCGAGTGCGGGCCTGGCCGGAAAATCGCGCGAAGCGGCAGGAAGTGCGCTCCCAGGCCTCCCCCTTCGGGGCGGCCCAGGGCGGGAAAGGCGGAGGAAACTCAGGAAGCGGCCGCCAGCAGGCGGCGCACCGGCGGGCGGGCGGAGGAATCGCGCACCACGAGCTGGCCCCGCAGGCGCTCGCGGCGGCGCGGCGGCTGTTCGCCGCGGATGCGCTGCAGCAGCAGCGCCGTCAGTGCATGTCCCATCTGGTAGATCGGCTGGGTCACCGTGCTCAGGCGCGGCGTGGAGAACGCGGCCATCTCCAGGCCGCAGGCGCCGACCACCGACAGGTCCTCGGGCACGCGCAGGCCGGCTTCCTGCGCCGCGCGCAGGGCGCCCAGCGCCATCAGGTCGCTGCAGGCGAACAGCGCGGTCGGCGCGCGGTCCAGCGCGAGCAGACGGCGCGCGCCCTCGTGCCCGCCCTGGCAGTCGGGCGCGACGTGCGCCACGCAGGCGGGGTCCAGGCCGAGTCCCGCCTCGTCCAGGGCGCGGCGGCAGCCGGCCAGGCGCTCCCGCGTGGCCGGGTGGCGCGCCGGACCGGCCAGGCAGGCGATGCGCTTGTGGCCGAGCTCGAGCAGGTGGCGGGTGGCGGCGTAGCCGGTGGCTTCGTGATCGAGGCCGATGAGGTCGAGATCGGCCGCGACGTCGTGGTCGGCCAGCACGACCGGCACGCGCTGGCCGGCCAGCAGCGGCGCCAGTTCGTCGCGGGCGCTGCCGGCCACCAGCACCAGGCCGTCGATGCGGCGCTCGATCAGGCCGCGCAGGTGGGCCGCCTGGCGCTGCGGGTCGTCGTAGCCATTGCACAGCATGATGGTGTAGCCGGCCGCGAAGGCGGCGTCCTCGATCCCGCGCAGCAGTTCGGCGATGGCGGGGTCGGTGTTGTCGGGCACCGAGACGCCGATGGTATGGGTCTTGTCGTTCTTGAGGCTGCGCGCCACGGCGCTCGGGATGTAGCGCATCTCGTCGATCACCGCCAGCACCCGCTGGCGAACGTCTTCGCTGACTGCGCGCGTATTGTTGATGACGTGCGAGACGGTGGAGGTGGAAACCCCTGCCCGCTCCGCGACCTGCTTCATTGTTGCCATCCAGCCTCCTTAGCGCGGCATTATGACCTGAACGTTACAAGACGGGCAATGTGTATGTACTCACAACAGGGCGGATCACCCGATCCGGATTGTGTACAATCGATCAATCCCCACCTATGGTGGGCGCGACGGCCAGTGGCCATCCGCCCGCGGTGCGATCGATGGCCGCGGTGTATTCCTCTCACCCTGTCCCCAACAAGGAGTGTGTATGGCAATCAGTCTTCAGAAAGGCGGCAACGTCAACCTGAGCAAGGAAGCGCCCGGCCTCACCCGCGTGATCATCGGCCTGGGATGGGACCCGCGCTCCACCGACGGCGCGCCCTTCGACCTGGACGGCAGCGCCTTCCTGCTCAAGAGCGACGGCAAGGTGCGCGCCGATACCGACTTCATCTTCTACAACAACCTCAAGTCGCCCGAGGGCTCGGTCGTGCACGCGGGCGACAACACCACCGGCATGGGCGCCGGCGACGACGAGAAGATCGCGGTCGACCTGGCGCGCGTGCCGCCCGAGATCGAGAAGATCTCGTTCTGCGTGACCATCCACGACGCGGACGCGCGGCGCCAGAACTTCGGCATGGTCAGCAAGGCCTACATCCGCTGCCTGAACGCCAGCGGCGACACCGAGATCGCCCGCTACGACCTGTCCGAGGACAGCTCGACCGAAACCGCGATGATCTTCGGCGAACTGTATCGCCACGGCGCCGAATGGAAGTTCCGCGCCGTCGGCCAGGGCTTCAAGGGCGGGCTCGGACCGCTCGCCCGTTCCTTCGGCGTCAACGTCTGACCCGCGGGCGGCCGCCGCGCGCGGCCGCCTTTTTCCACTCTTCTTCGAGCACTGCATGCGTGTCTGGTACAACAGGACGTTTTCGTCCGTCTACGCCGCGATCAAACTGGTCCGCGAGGCCGATACCGAAGGCCGTTTCACCCTCATTCACAGCAATCCCAACCGCCATGCGCCCGCCGGCCGGCTGGCGCACGCATTCCATGGCGAGCCCACCGGGCTGGAACGCGAGGCCTACGTCGACTGGTGCCTGGACTTCTGCCGCAGGCACGCCATCGACATCTTCGTGCCGGGGCGCGAGGCGACCGCGCTGGCGGCCGAGCATGCGCGCTTCGCGCAGGCCGGGGTGCGGGTGCTGAGCGCGGCTTCAGGCCCCGCCCTGCAGCTGCTGCATGACAAGGCGCGCTTCTACCTGGAGACCGACCTGCCGCAGGCGCCGGTGGCGGAATTCCGCCGCTTCGAGAACCTCTCGGAATTCGACGCCGCCTATGCCGCGCTGCGCCCGCGCCACGCCAGGCTGTGCGTGAAGCCTACGCACTCGATCTACGGGCTGGGCTTCGCCGTGATCGACGAGGAGCGCAGCAGCGCCGCCCTCCTGATGGCCGGCGTCGAGTACCACATCGGGCGCGAGGACCTGCGGCGCGGGCTGGCGGAGCTGGGCAGTTTCCGCAGCATGCTGCTGATGGAATACCTGGACGGTCCTGAATACAGCGTCGATTGCGTGGGGGACGAGGGGCGCCTGGTGGTCGCCGTGGTGCGCCGCAAGCTGGGCCAGCCCGGCGCCGGCCAGCTGATCGAGCAGCGCGCCGACATCCTGGAGGCCACCAGCCGGCTGGCTGCCCGCCATCGCCTGAACGGCGTGTTCAACGTCCAGTTCCGCGAAGGCGGCGGCCGTCCGCGCCTGCTCGAGATCAATCCGCGCATGTCGGGCGGGGTCGGCATGGCCTGCGTGGCCGGGCCGAACCTGCCCTGGATCGCCTTGAAGGGTTTCGCCGACGGCTTCGACACGGTGGACGTGCCGGCGGTGCGCGACGGGATCCGCGTGGCCGAGCTGTCGGAAGCGGTGGAGCTGGCATGAACGCGCCCTCCTCTTCCTCGACCCTGGCCTGGCGCAGCGTCGCGCTGCCGACCGGCACCCTGGAACTGCGCCTGGAACGCGGCGCATCCGAGGCCGACGCGCTGCTCGGCTTCGCGGCGCGCGCCAACGCCAAGCGCGGCTTCCTCTTCCTCAGCAAGGTGCTGGGCAAGCACTGGCCGGTGCGCTCCAGCGCGATGCTCGCCATCCACGAGCGCCTGGCCGCCACCGTCCCGCAGGTCGATGGGCCGGTGCTCTTCATCGCCATGGCGGAAACGGCGGTCGGCCTGGGCCAGGGCGTGTTCGAGGCCTGGCTGCGCGCCCATCCCGGCCACCCTGCCCTGTTCCTGCACACCACCCGTTATCGGGTCGGCTCCAGCCCGCTGATCGAATTCGAGGAAGCGCACAGCCACGCGCCGCGCCAGTTCCTGCACGAGCCGCAGGACCCGGCGCTGCGCGACCTGCTGCTGGCGGCGCGCACCCTGGTGCTGGTGGACGACGAGGCCAGCACCGGCAACACCTTCGTCAACCTGGCGGCGGCCTGCCGCCGGCTCAACCCCGGCATCCGCCAGGTGCACCTGGCGACCATCACCAACTTCATGGGCGCGCAGGCAAGCAGCGGCCTGGACGCGCGCTTCGGGATGCCGGTGAGCCTGGGCGCCCTGGTCGAGGGCGAGTTCCGCTTCAGCGCAGGGACCTGCGCGCCCGACGGCGGCGTGGCCCAGCGCTTCGACCCGGCGGCCGAGAACGGGGCGAGCGGCGCCTTCGGGCGGCTGGGACTGGCGCGCGCGATGCGCGCGCCGGAGACCTTGGCCGATGATCTGGCGGCGGGCGTGCGGCCGGGTGAGCGCGTGCTGGTGCTGGGCACGGGCGAATTCATGCACGCTTCCACCCTGCTGGGTGCGGCGCTCGAGCGGCGCGGCGTGGAAGTGTGGGTGCAGTCGACCACGCGCTCGCCGATCCTGAGCTGGGGCGCGGTCGGGCATGCGCTGCGCTTCGCCGACAACTATGGCGAAGGCATCGCCAACTTCCTGTACAACGTGCGGCCCGGCCAGTATGACCAGGTCTTCATCTGCCACGAGACTGCCGTGAATCCCGCCCTGCGCGAGCTTGCGGAACTGCTAGGCGCGCGCCTGTTCCACTTCCACAGCGAGGACCGTGTTGAAGAAATT
Protein-coding regions in this window:
- a CDS encoding phosphoribosyltransferase domain-containing protein, producing the protein MNAPSSSSTLAWRSVALPTGTLELRLERGASEADALLGFAARANAKRGFLFLSKVLGKHWPVRSSAMLAIHERLAATVPQVDGPVLFIAMAETAVGLGQGVFEAWLRAHPGHPALFLHTTRYRVGSSPLIEFEEAHSHAPRQFLHEPQDPALRDLLLAARTLVLVDDEASTGNTFVNLAAACRRLNPGIRQVHLATITNFMGAQASSGLDARFGMPVSLGALVEGEFRFSAGTCAPDGGVAQRFDPAAENGASGAFGRLGLARAMRAPETLADDLAAGVRPGERVLVLGTGEFMHASTLLGAALERRGVEVWVQSTTRSPILSWGAVGHALRFADNYGEGIANFLYNVRPGQYDQVFICHETAVNPALRELAELLGARLFHFHSEDRVEEIPVR
- a CDS encoding ATP-grasp domain-containing protein, which gives rise to MRVWYNRTFSSVYAAIKLVREADTEGRFTLIHSNPNRHAPAGRLAHAFHGEPTGLEREAYVDWCLDFCRRHAIDIFVPGREATALAAEHARFAQAGVRVLSAASGPALQLLHDKARFYLETDLPQAPVAEFRRFENLSEFDAAYAALRPRHARLCVKPTHSIYGLGFAVIDEERSSAALLMAGVEYHIGREDLRRGLAELGSFRSMLLMEYLDGPEYSVDCVGDEGRLVVAVVRRKLGQPGAGQLIEQRADILEATSRLAARHRLNGVFNVQFREGGGRPRLLEINPRMSGGVGMACVAGPNLPWIALKGFADGFDTVDVPAVRDGIRVAELSEAVELA